Proteins encoded within one genomic window of Brassica rapa cultivar Chiifu-401-42 chromosome A09, CAAS_Brap_v3.01, whole genome shotgun sequence:
- the LOC103846665 gene encoding probable protein phosphatase 2C 52: MGGCVSTSSKSTCSSWSNGEKPMPRPYLGIGCCVSKRAKRTFSDHILSLQNLASIPNRIITSGKSRSSCIFTQQGRKGINQDAMIVWEDFMSEDVTFCGVFDGHGPFGHLVARKVRDTLPVKLQSFFHALQSKQNGRFRRSSSKSAVQEAVKEGTDEDKLKGLWGEAFFKSFKAMDKELRSHPNVDCFCSGSTAVTILKQGSNLFMGNIGDSRAILGSKDSNDTMVATQLTVDLKPDLPREAERIKRCKGRVFALQDEPEVSRVWLPFDDAPGLAMARAFGDFCLKEYGVISIPEFTHRVLTDKDQFIVLASDGIWDVLSNEEVVDIVASSSSRASAARILVNSAAREWKLKYPTSKMDDCAVVCLFLDGKMDSESDYDEQGFSSATNAVESDDGQRSEPCLQRNFTVRSSSDQENETYGNNVNADTEGEDEKTVGDQNWLGLEGVTRVNSLVQLPRFSEEKSKT; this comes from the exons ATGGGAGGTTGTGTGTCGACTAGTAGTAAGAGTACGTGTAGCAGCTGGAGCAATGGAGAGAAGCCAATGCCTCGTCCATATCTTGGGATCGGTTGTTGTGTGAGCAAAAGGGCGAAGAGAACGTTTTCAGACCATATCCTCTCACTCCAGAACTTGGCCTCTATACCAAACCGTATCATCACCAGCGGCAAGAGCAGGAGCTCTTGCATTTTCACTCAACAAGGACGCAAGGGTATTAACCAAGACGCCATGATTGTGTGGGAA GATTTTATGTCTGAGGATGTGACGTTTTGTGGTGTATTTGATGGTCATGGTCCTTTTGGTCATCTTGTTGCTCGTAAAGTGAGAGATACGTTGCCTGTGAAGTTGCAGTCTTTCTTTCATGCGCTTCAGTCAAAGCAAAACGGTCGGTTCAGAAGAAGTTCAAGCAAATCAGCTGTCCAGGAAGCTGTTAAAGAAGGAACCGATGAAGATAAACTAAAAGGCTTGTGGGGAGAAGCTTTCTTTAAATCATTTAAGGCCATGGACAAGGAACTGCGGTCTCACCCTAATGTGGATTGTTTCTGTAGTGGTAGCACTGCTGTTACAATTCTCAAACAG GGGTCTAATCTCTTCATGGGGAACATTGGTGATTCTCGAGCCATTCTTGGATCAAAAGACAGTAATGATACCATGGTAGCAACTCAACTAACTGTTGATCTGAAACCTGATTTACCGA GGGAAGCTGAGAGGATCAAACGGTGCAAAGGCCGTGTCTTTGCTCTGCAAGATGAGCCAGAGGTGTCACGAGTTTGGCTACCTTTTGATGACGCTCCTGGACTGGCCATGGCTAGGGCGTTTGGTGACTTCTGTCTGAAAGAGTATGGAGTCATTTCGATACCTGAGTTCACTCACCGTGTCCTTACAGATAAAGATCAGTTCATTGTTCTTGCCTCAGATGGA ATATGGGACGTGCTAAGCAACGAAGAAGTGGTCGATATTGTAGCTTCATCTTCAAGCCGGGCATCAGCAGCTAGGATCTTGGTGAACTCGGCTGCACGTGAGTGGAAACTGAAGTATCCAACTTCAAAAATGGACGACTGTGCAGTTGTCTGTTTGTTTCTTGATGGGAAAATGGATTCTGAGTCGGATTACGATGAGCAGGGCTTCTCTTCAGCCACAAATGCTGTGGAATCAGATGATGGACAAAGATCAGAACCGTGTCTACAAAGAAACTTCACAGTTAGATCATCATCAGATCAAGAAAACGAGACGTATGGTAATAATGTGAATGCAGATACTGAGGGAGAGGATGAGAAAACTGTGGGAGATCAAAACTGGTTGGGGCTGGAAGGTGTTACAAGAGTGAACTCACTCGTTCAGCTCCCGAGATTCTCTGAAGAAAAGTCCAAGACTTGA